AATAGAGCCAATTTCTTTAAGCATGAATCCACCACCCCAAATAAGACAAGAATATAATCATTGGAATGACAATAGTTAGTGAAAATATTATTGAAGTTACTTTCATTAATGTAATTGCAGATTTTATGTGATCATTTGAAAATGAAAAATCACCATCACCAAGAGAGTAATGATCAATTTTTTCAAATTTCTTTTCAAGTGCACCTGCAATAGCAGCCATAGGATAACCTGCATTAGGACTCTCTGTCTTTTTACCGTCTCTAATCATAATTTGGTATGATTTTTTCCAATTGTTTTTCAAGATCATTGCACTAAGGATCATTGTAAGAGCAGTTAATCTTGATGGAATATAATTCAAAAATTTATCACAATTGGCTCCAAACCACCCAATATTTTTGAAAATATTTGTTCTGTAACCAATCATAGAATCTGCTGTGTTGATTACCCTGTATGAAAATGCACCGAGGAGTCCGAATAATCCAAAATAAAACAAAGGAGCAGTAATTCCATCTACAGTATTTTCACTGATGCTCTCAATTACGCCTGAAATTACATGATTTTTGTCTAAATTTTTGGTATTTCTTTTTACAATCATAGATAGGTTGTCTTGTGCTGCAGGAAGATCATCTCGTTCTAAACATCTCACAACATTCAAAGCATGCTTTTCCATTCCTTTAATTGCAATTGTTGTCTTTAACAAAAATGCACCAACAATTATAGAAATTACTACTGAAAGAAAACCATTCGGGATAGATTCTACTCCAAACTCTACTAAAAGCATCATAGAGATAACAATTAACGTAGCAGTTAAAATTAAGAAAATTCCGCCAATTTTTTCTAAAATATCAGACTTGTTTTTTGAAAGTGGGGTTAGTTTAGCAATTAATGATCCAATCCAAGCCGTAGGGTGAAATTTATTTTTTGGATCACCTGCAATTAGATCAATAATGATTGCAAAAAAGATAACAAGTATTGATTCGAATATCATTTTATCATCCTCTCAATTTGTTTTATGTTCAGGTTTCTGACAACTAGTTTGCTAAGATTTTCAATTTCTGCGTCTATTTTTTCAAGATTTTTTTTAGTCCAATGAAATTTCTTTGGGTTAACATTTAGAGAATCTTCTTCTGGTAAGTCAAAATCAGCCATTGGGATAGCACCCAATATAGGTCTCTTTGTTTTTGTTTGAATTTTTTTAAATCCTGGTTTTAAAATATTTACAT
Above is a window of Nitrosopumilus sp. K4 DNA encoding:
- a CDS encoding cobalamin biosynthesis protein, which codes for MIFESILVIFFAIIIDLIAGDPKNKFHPTAWIGSLIAKLTPLSKNKSDILEKIGGIFLILTATLIVISMMLLVEFGVESIPNGFLSVVISIIVGAFLLKTTIAIKGMEKHALNVVRCLERDDLPAAQDNLSMIVKRNTKNLDKNHVISGVIESISENTVDGITAPLFYFGLFGLLGAFSYRVINTADSMIGYRTNIFKNIGWFGANCDKFLNYIPSRLTALTMILSAMILKNNWKKSYQIMIRDGKKTESPNAGYPMAAIAGALEKKFEKIDHYSLGDGDFSFSNDHIKSAITLMKVTSIIFSLTIVIPMIIFLSYLGWWIHA